Proteins found in one Drosophila busckii strain San Diego stock center, stock number 13000-0081.31 chromosome 2R, ASM1175060v1, whole genome shotgun sequence genomic segment:
- the LOC108596878 gene encoding uncharacterized protein LOC108596878: MQHSYTIIFGLVLLALCLCQGAPVEQRIVKSDVDISGEPVRPKRASADKDSYICYPSSVVYSYHKAVGSRRNFDMKPSVYPTRRRYIYHADDY; encoded by the coding sequence ATGCAGCACTcgtatacaattattttcggCCTAGTGCTGCTGGCTTTGTGCCTTTGCCAAGGAGCACCCGTGGAGCAGCGCATCGTCAAGTCAGATGTGGATATAAGCGGCGAGCCTGTGCGACCGAAGCGTGCCAGTGCGGATAAGGATAGTTACATCTGCTATCCCAGCAGCGTTGTCTATAGCTATCACAAGGCTGTCGGTAGTCGTCGCAACTTCGATATGAAGCCATCAGTCTATCCAACTCGTCGTCGTTATATTTATCACGCTGATGATTATTAG
- the LOC108594771 gene encoding staphylococcal secretory antigen ssaA2 → MYLKLCLALLSLALVAGAQSKSKAAREEGRTLGLLNPLGLLGAVGGGGLFDYPVVPVAASTGAGAGAATAAGTQSDQFYGGGGAGYYPSYGNVYRPAYGYAYPGLGLNYLGYPSYNQAYYRPQNYYRPYYNYQRPVQYPNYNNYQRPVQYPNNNYNNYQRPVQYPNNNNYNNNRPNYNNYGSQSANPSPGISPAAAGGAGGSQLNTQQAAQLAGLLGQALGSSLRPLLANGGAGGAAGAAGAGGNSQALGSLLGLLG, encoded by the coding sequence ATGTATCTTAAATTGTGTTTAGCTCTATTGAGCCTGGCATTAGTTGCCGGAGCGCAGAGTAAATCCAAAGCAGCACGCGAAGAAGGACGCACTTTGGGACTGCTTAATCCGTTGGGATTGTTGGGTGCTGTTGGCGGTGGTGGCTTGTTTGATTATCCAGTTGTGCCGGTGGCAGCAAGCACTGGAGCTGGTGCTGGAGCAGCAACCGCTGCTGGCACGCAGTCGGATCAATTttatggcggcggcggtgcaGGCTATTATCCTAGCTATGGCAATGTCTATAGGCCAGCTTATGGCTATGCTTATCCTGGCTTGGGACTGAATTATTTGGGCTATCCCAGCTATAATCAGGCATACTACAGACCCCAAAACTACTATAGGCCTTACTACAACTATCAGCGTCCGGTGCAGTATCCCAACTACAATAATTACCAGCGACCCGTGCAGTATcccaacaacaattacaacaattatcAGCGACCCGTGCAGTAtcctaacaacaacaactacaataacaacaggcctaattacaataattatgGCTCTCAAAGCGCCAATCCCAGCCCTGGCATTTcacctgctgcagctggcggcgcAGGCGGCTCCCAGCTGAAcacacaacaagcagcgcagctggctGGGCTTCTGGGTCAAGCTCTAGGCAGCAGTCTGCGACCATTACTAGCCAACGGTGGTGCGGGAGGAGCGgctggcgctgctggtgctggcggtAATAGTCAAGCGCTTGGCAGCTTACTAGGCTTGCTTGGCTAG